The genomic stretch TCTCTTCTGCGCCGAGACCGCGAACCTGATGGCCGAGATGCTCGACCTCCTCGGGCCGATCATACCCGATCAGCTCGCCCAGCGTATCCGCACCCGGCTCGATCGCGATATCTTCGGAAACTACGCGATGAACCACCGGGACCTCTGGTGGACCCAAAGCCAGGGCAATTGGAACGCCGTCTGCCATCAGGGAGTCCTCGGTGCCGCCCTCTCCCAGATCGATCGTCCCGTCGACCTCGCCGAACTGCTCTGGACTGCCCGGAGCCATCTGCGGCACTTCCTCAAGGGATTCGGCAAAGACGGCGGCACCTCGGAGGGACCCGCCTATTGGCAATACGGCTTCGGCTGGTTCACGACCCTCAACGAACAGCTCGAAACCCGGACCGCGGGTGCCCTTTCGCTTTTCTCCGGCTGCCCGAAGGCGTACCACATCGCCCGCTTCGGCGCGGCGACCTCGCTCGCGGGAGGCCGCCTCGTCAATTTCGCCGACGGATCGGGACAGGCCGTCCTCCGGCCCGCGCTCCTCTCCTATTTGGGAGAACGCCTCAATCAGGAGGAAAACCGGGAGAAGGCGCGGGAGAACTACGGCCTGCTGTGGCGGGACGGGATGAATTTCGATTCGGAGCGTTGCGACCTCTTCCAGCTGGGCCGCCTTTTGTTGCGCGCGCCGCGGAAAGCGAAGGCGAAGGGGGGAAACCGCGTCCTTTCACGCAAGCCCGACATCTTCCTTCCCGTCCTCGGCGTCATGGTGGCCCGGGGCGTCGACCGGAAAAACCACGTCTGGGACGTCGCGGCGAAGGCGGGACACAACGCCGAATTCCACAACCACAACGATTGCGGCAGCTACCTCGTCAACGTTGACGGGATCGACCTGATTTCCGAGATCGGCTACCCGGAATACGAACGCGATTATTTCGGCCCCCGACGGTACGAGTTCCTCGCCGCCCGGACCGAGGGCCACTCCCTCCCGGTCATCGGCCTCTGGGAGCAGAAAGAGGGCAGGGAACACGCCGCGCGGGTCCTCCGCTGCCACCTCGGCGAGGAGAGGGCCGAGTTCGCCCTCGATGCGTCCAAGTGCTACCCGAAGGCGGCGGGATGCCGCCGTTTCCTGCGAACCCTCCGCTTCGATAAACGAAGCGGCAGCGTCTCCATCGAGGACGAATTTTCCCTCAGCCGCATCGAGGGAATCGAGGATGCCGTCATCACAACGGGCCGCGTGCGGATCGAACAGGGAAAGGCCTCGATCGAGCGGGAAGGATTGACCCTCCGCCTGACTCCCGAGGCGGGCACCGTCTTGCTCGGCGTGAAGGAGTGTTCCTACAAGAATCACGACGGCCAGCCCAGCACCGTCCGGCGTATTCTCTTCGGCCCGGTGAAGCCCGGTCGTGTTATCCGCCTCGGATACCGGATGGAATTGACCTAAATTGAAAAAAATCACCCTCTTCCTTCCTCCAAAAGGGCAGGGGAGTCCTACCCGAATCCGTGGCGTTTGGCGTGTGCCCCGCCCCGGATCACACGCAGCGTGACCGTTAAGGGGACATCCTCACGGCCTACCCCCACCCATCCGGCCAGCACACCCCGTTCCGAGGTCTAGGAGGACCGTAGCGAGGCGATTACCCCATCGCCCAGCCCTGCCCTCCCCGTGCGTGATTCGTCATAGCAGACCGAGTTGCCGCGCCGCGCGGCGCGAGGGATGCCCCGTGTTGCCGGGGGCCGTCCGCGTCCCGCGCTGGCATCCTTAGCCCGGACGCACGTTGGCGGCATCCGTGCCCGGAATCACTTCGCACGAACGCTTTGTTATGTAACGGACGAGCAGAAGGGGTGATGTCCGAAGTCGTGAAAGATGGGCGCTTCGCCCTGGGTCATTTCATCTCGACTCCAATTCTCAACTATGAGGGCGAGATCATTCGCACTCTTAACTCTGTCTACAAGATCACGGAGATATGCGCTGCGCCATCCCATATCGCGATGGAGGCGAATACGATCAAAGCAATACTGATAGCGAGGAGGCGGGATTTTTTCCAAGGGCGAGGATGCCCGCCAGCAGACCTGATGACGGTCGAATGCGGAGGATTCTTGCTCCTAACGAACTGCTTGTGATCCTGCCTCGTTGATAAAAATTTGATGGAATCGATCAACGTTCGAGAACCGTTGAGTTTTACCTGCGCTAATCCGATGAGTTTTACGTCGTCGGACAGGTGACGTTCCTACGGCGCTCCGTGTGCGGTTGCCGTCCTTTACATAACAAATAGAGTACCGTGCTCTTAGATTAAACCTTTTTAAATATGGGGTTTAATTCGATCAAAAAAGACCGAATAACTAGGAGTATGATTATGCCTCTCGCATCGCAGAAGTCCAAAGAAAAGCCCCTCACGGCTCGCCAGATTGCCGCTAATTGTGAGGGTTTGAAAGTTCACTTTCCTTACATCAAAGAGCGTGAAGCCAAGGAAACATGCTCTAAGGAGCTTGATACGCCTTTGAGTGAGGGACACAAGGCGGTTCTTGATGCGGCGTTCAGTGCCCGTAGCGCGGAGTCGAACGCGGTCATGTGTTATATGGCCTTGTGCATCGAAATTCGTCGTCATCAATTGGCCCCTAAAGAGGTCACTGTTTTGCTGTCGGCGGCGGGATATAATTACTCCCGAATTTCGGAGGTTAAACGAGTCGCTTTCGTCTCTGATGAGATTTTTCAAAAGTTTCTTAGCGAGGGCCTCGGCTTCCGTTCGGCCCTCCGTTTGGCTCGGGGAGGGGAGAGGGCTGCGAACGAGCACCCGGCAGATACGACGGCTTCGACTTCGGAACCTGCCGACGAGGAGGAAGGCGACGGCAACCCGGGCGAGGGTGTCAACGATGCCCCGCAGCCTGAGCTGGATGAGAGTCCGAACGCACTCGTGTCGAAACTCGTGTCCGTCCTTCGCCTCGATAAGTTGGACTTCGTTCCCGACTTCCTGCGTCGGGGTTTTGAGAACAAGTCGTTTCTTAAAACATTTAAACAAAAGGGAGGCGTTGCGCATGCGGTGATCGGAAATTACCGCGTTATCGTCATCCCGATGCAGGGACTTAACTAAAATTTTCTCCGTCAGAGAAAAAAACAAACCTCAACAAAACGTAACACAGAAATGAAACGCGAAAGCATCCTCAACGAAGTTCAAGCGGGCAATGCCGTCTTGATTGGCTCCTTCCTCAACGCCTCTGCCGAGCGGCGCAACTATAAGGACAAGGAGACGGGCCGTCTCAAGACCTACGCTACGACCCGCGCTTGGGTCACCACGTCCACGAAGCCCGTTCAGGTCTTCGAGTACAAGGACGACGATTTCGACGTGAACAAGTATATCCCGCCGTTCAAGTCGGGCACCCCCGTCGTCGTTCGCGTGCGCGGCATGCGCGAGGAATCGGGCGTCACCATCATTTCGGGAGACATCGAAGCTCTCGAAAACTAAGAAAATCCTAGCCCCTTCCGGGAGGGAGCGGTATTCTAGGCTAAGTCCCGGACAGAGCCGGAGAGGGGAGGGGTTTCCTCCCCTCTCTCTTTGCCCCTAAGATTATTCAAACTTTTAAACATTCCTTGGGATGAGCGTCATTCAGGAACATATCGGAGCGGTGATCCTCGAAGTTTCGGCAGCGATCATCCTCTTTACGCTGGCTTGGCTCCGTCGGAGCTAGTTCCCCGTTCGCCACTAGCGAACCATCTGCGCGATAGCCTCACGCTTCGCGTCCTAGGGCGTTAAACCCCCCTCAAAGAGGCCGGGGGGTTTAACCCTCGTTTCCCCATGCGGAACGCGCCGAGGAGTGCCAATCCTTTGGCGCGACGAACGCCCGCCTAACCGGGAGGGCTCGGGGCTTCTAGGCCGGGAGGCCGGTCTCTCTCCATTGCGTCGATTTGCTTGCTTATCGCGCCAGACTCGTTCTGGCATAAAATTTGTAACACGCTTATAATCATTGATTTACCTTAACATTTATTCACCCGTATTATAATATAAACGCATACTAAACGCTCCGCATGAACCCCTTACATATCGCAATTTTCTGGGTGTCCGTCCTGTTCATTGGGCGCTTCATCCTTCTCCGCCTGTGGCGTTTCTGGACGTCCGTTGGAGACAAATAATTTTCGGTCCCGTGTGGGATCGAGAAACCAACCAACAAAGAAAGGAAAAACAAACATGAAGAACCTCATCAACAAGGTCCGCTCGAAGATCGCCGCCGTTGGCGTCGTCGGCCTCAGCATCGCCGGTGCCACTGCCGCGCACGCCGATACCGGCTCCAGCTACGTCACCTCCTACACGACCGCCATCCAGGGCATCCAGGCCGACATGCTGACGATCCTCCCGATCGCGCTCGGCGTCGCCGCGACCCTCTGGGGCGTCCGCTTCCTGACGCGGATGTTCAAGAGCACCGCGAAGTAATCCGGCGATTACTACGGGGGAGGGTAACCTCCCCCGTTTCTTACACCCCTGTAAGTTTCACCCCTCTCTATATGGAAAACGTCGTCTTGGGGTTCTCGTCCGCTGCGGGACTCTTCCTCACCGTCTACGGCTTCTTCTCCGTGGGAAGCATTTTAACGAGGATCAGCGAATGAGCGCAGACCAAGCAACCCAAATCATCGATCTCCTATGTTCTCTACAAGCAAGTTTCGAGTTCTCAATCGGCGTCTTCTTGGCGCTTGTCTGCTGCTGTGCGTGGCATCTGTCTCGGCGTTGAGGGCCGATACCGTATTTTCAGCGCCGCTTAGCCCGTCGGATAACGGCGGGCCGTCGCCGACTGACAACTCGGGCGACATTTTCGTTTCGTCGGGCGACGGACAGGCGGAAGTCATGATCAATGAGCACAACTACGATGGGAAATTCGATAAAATCATTGAGCGTCTGACACAGCTTTATAACCAGCAACAGCAGGAGGTGAATTGGTATACCGGGCTCCTCAACGACAACCACGCCGAGACGATGACGGTCCTTAACGCAATCAAGGTCGGGACGGATCAGATTGCGGCGAACACGTCCGGGGCAGCGGGGTCTGGTGCTGGTTCCGGGTCGGGTGGTAGTTCGTCGGGGTCGGGTGGCAGTGGCGGTTTCGATGCTTCCGGGATCATTTCGGCGGTCAACACCGTTGATACCGACATCAAGACGTTTAAGGACAAGTTCAGCGATTTCATAAATGGGACGGGGTGGGGGAGTGGCTTGGATCAAGCCGGTTCTGCCGCCGATGCTCTTAGTAGTCAGTTGGACAGTGGGGGAAACGACGCGCCCAACATCTATAACTTTCTCGTCAATGACCAAGGCACTTACTCCGGGAGTTCCTTTAGCTCGTCAGGCACGTTCTCGATAGCCGGGGGCGCTCCTACGGTCGGCCCGTTTAACGTCAAGGTCGCTGGGCAGAATATAACCGTTTCACTGCCTCAAATAGCGGGAGGGTCTGCCATCAAGACAGTCTTGGGCCTCATGGTCACTTTCCTTGCCTGTATGCGTAGCTACTCCGTCGCTCGTGAAACCGTTGAAAGCATATGATCGATTTTCTTGAGAAGATTTCGGACTGGATCGGCGGTAAGGCCGCATTGATTTTTGCGGTTATCAGCTTCCTGTATTCGCTCGTCTATACGGCCATTACGATGGCGTATCAGTATTGGTCTAATCTGATCCCTACCGTTTCGACATTGGCTCAACCAAGTGTAGGGGCGGTTACGCATTTCGATTGGTCTAGTCTGCTTGCTGTGGCTGGGCCCGTAGGGTCATGGGCTATTCAGTATCTCCCTGTAGAGGCCATGTGTGCGGCCATCGTTCAAGTCCTTACCGTTAGCGGAACGTGCTTCGTCATCCGATGGGCTATCAGCGTCTATAAGCTGATACCGCTTAAGGCGACATGATCCACGTTTACGAGGGGCGGCCCGGCGGGGGCAAGAGCTACCGAGCGGTAGAGAACATCTGCAAGGATTTGGCGGCGGGCTCCATCGTTCATACGAACATTTTCCTCTACCCGGAGAAGGTGAGGGCATACGTCTTTGACCGGTGGGGCGTTGAGGTTCCGCCCGACTCGTTGGTCTACTACGAGGACGGCTCCAAGCTCGCGCACGATATGCCGTCCTTGATCCCTCGGGGCACGCGAGCATGCACCAATAAGATTTACCTCGATGAGGCGCATATCTGGTACAACTCGCGGGACTGGAAGACGACGCATGAGCTTCTAAAACGCAATCTGGTGTGGCTGACGCAACACCGGAAATTCTTCGTCGATGTCGTCTTTATCACACAGGACGCCGCGAACATAGACGCTCAATTCCGGCGACTCGCGCAAAGCTACTACCGGTTCCGTGACCTTCAAAAGATGAAGGCACCGGGCTTCGGGCAGGTCTACCCGCTACCGCATACGCTGGAAATCCTCGTCGATTACGACGGCAAAACCGTCATGGATCGGACGTTCGTCCCTCGGAAGAAGGAGATTTTCGACCTCTACGAGTCCGAACAGCTTCTCATGAACCACGATTTCTTAATCGAAAACAAAACGTCGAAGGTCGTTAAAAACAAAAAGAAAACAACGGCGATCCTCGTTAGGAAAACTTTGGAGGTTTCCCTAACGGTCGTCCTTTTCGGAATGCTCATCTATTTGGGCAAACAAAGTCTATGAAGGTGATCATCCTGTTCGCCCTGGTCGTCGTGACCGGGGTTCTTATCATGAAGCAGCATACGTTTTTCGATGCAGGGGGAGGGAAGGCAACGCAAGGGAAGGCATCGGACTCGAAGACAGGGAAGGGGGACGGCGACGGGAAGAAGGATGAGCCAAAGGTTGTCTTCACCTATTGTTTCGACAACAGGCCAGTCCCGGAAGCCTTAGGGGAGGGGGCTGTCATTGATAAAGGGTCCAATTCCGTCACGGTCATTTGCCCTGTCAGCGAAAGAGATTCGCGCATCGGATCGCTAAAGGCCCGGGACGTGCCCTTACACCGATGTAAGGTTCAGGTCGATATAGTGGAGCTGTCGAGCGATGACGATAGCGGTTACAGCATTTCGGCGGCCCTGTCTCAATGGAAGCTCAACCTGTCGTTGCCGTCTGCGGTCGCGGTCACAGCCTCACCGGCTATCGGTGCCATGGGTCTAGCATGGGATAAGCTATCCGGCATCTTGGCTCAGGGGTCGTTTAAGGTAAGGGCAAAGCTAAAGATGCACACGGAGGCCACGCTTACGCATGGGGTAGAGACAGCGTTCAACCAGTATTCGGAGCAGATAACCACGAATGCGACGACGACGACGACGGCCACCACTACCAACACGGAGAGGCGCAAGATTGGGCTCATCGTCAAGATGACACCATGCATTCTCACGGAAGGAATTTCGCTCAGTTACCTTCTGTCGAACTCTCAGGCAGATACGAACGAAACGGCCGTAGGTGCCGACGTGGTTGGGGAATGCGGTCTAACGCCGGTCCCTCAGGTGTTAGTTGATTCCATCAAAACGAGGGTTCAGGATCAGGAGAACCGATTCCTTTGGGTGCCGGTTGGCAAAGAGCATGTGAGGCAGACATTCCAAGATGTGGTGACGGTTACCCTAATGGAAGTCGATGGTGAGCCCGTGAGGAAAGGGGAGACGGTCCAGTGAGGGCCCCTCAACGCCTGTAATCTAATGAGAGGAAGGGGCGAGCGGCGCGCAGCGCCGCCGCCCTAACCTTGTTCTATATCTAAACCGTTAAGAAGCCCTGTGAACAAATCCCTCGTGGCCTTTCAACTCACCTGCGACAAGCTCTTTGCCCGTTACGAAGTCCTCTACTTTTGGACGTTCACCTTTAAGGAAGCCATGCCCGATTGGTATTACTCGCGGACGTGGAACCGGTTTTGGGTGGACTTCACCGGCCACTTTCCAGATCTCATCCGCGGTGTGAAGGTTGCCGAGCACCATAAGACACACGGCCTCCACTATCACGCCATCCTTAACCAGCGTCTCCCGGTCGGCCTCGTTCGCCGGATCGGGTCCAAGTATGGCATAGGGAGGGTCCACGTCATGAAGTGCGACAAGGGTGCCGTGGGGTATCTCGAAAAGTACTTGGGCAAGCAGCATTGGAAAGACTTCCATGCTGGGTGCCGTCGCTGGTCGCCGGTCGGGACATGGGACCATACCAAGGTGTCTGACATCGTTGTGGAGTCCGACTTTACCCGGCAGCTAGCCTTTGAGACTCGGGGCAAAAAGATTGACTACCGGACCTACCGGGGGTATCGGCAAAACTACATGGCGTTCGGGGACATTCAGGGGCCTTCGCGGGCCTACCTCGCCGAGGTCAGGAAATCTTACACCCCTGTAAGGTCGTTTTCGGATTTTGATAAAAACGAGCGATCTGCGGCAAAACTTGCAATGGTGGCGGATTCTGAAAATCCCTTTTAGTCAAAGAGTTGAAAAGAATTTCGATCTTCCCTTGACTTTACATAACAAATATTGTGCGAAGTAAATATGAAAGATCCAAACCGAGCGGGAGTAACTGTCCGTGGAGCTGAAACTCATTCCTTTAGTGCCGGTGAAAATGCTTTCTTTGCGTTTACGAGAGACCAGAAACCTTATCGCCCTCGCTTATCGAAGGCTTCGATGGTTACTGTGGGGCCGCATGGAGCCGTTAATCCACATTGAGACAATACCGCTCAGGTCCAGCGACCTTTTTTCAGGACAAGATTTTTGGGATTGGTGCCAGGAGAGTTTTCCCGGCAACGAAGATTGTCAGCAGACGATCTTCCGGAAGGTTGATCCCTTGACGGGCCTTCGCATAGGACTACTCCTGCTAGAGAAACTAGCAGATATTCCAGACAATGATCGGATGATCCGCGTTGTCCTATATCGCTATCCGCTTCACGAAGCGATTGACAACTTACTGTCTACTTATAGTGCTTCCGGCAATGTTCAGATCGATAAGAAGAAAGTCCTAGCCAGCCTTCTGAGTATCGAATGGTATGAGACCCGCAGATACCTACAGTCTCGATTAAAGTCTCAACCGGACGACGTGCAAAATGCCTTCCTGCCATTGATCCCGGAGGGGCTTATACCCCCGAAACTCCCTAATCGAGAGCTACCAAAAGTGAAAAGCACTAACCCAGCAGATAGTATTTCTAATGAAAATCGGACCGTTCAAAATAAGCCAAAACTATAGGCTACTATGGGATCGTCCGTTTAGGAGTAACGAGGAGGCTGAATCTCACTGAAACGATAGGCTGTCCGATGGCACCTTCAGGATGAAAGTAGTTCGGATCGGGCTCAGCACTGGCAGAGGCTAATGCACGACGGAATGATTCAAGGCAGACTCTTCCCATCAAGCGAAGACGATCACCATCGCCCAATCGGATGCTCCTGCCGTTCATGGATGCTGGATCTCGAAGCGTGCATGAGAAGTAGTCCCATCCATTGATCCGGCGCCCCAGGATGAGGTGAAGGCGTGCTCTAGGAGACTCCTGTCGCTCCCATTCAAAGCGTTGATCGA from Verrucomicrobium sp. GAS474 encodes the following:
- a CDS encoding heparinase II/III family protein, yielding MTSIPARKGINLLNSPLTQASLLRIVADAPRRPLLPPLGSPEWVRAAGTPLAARWLPILKGRAEREKTLPLPRLNDRLYALYHRTGNRLRFEQVYFERRRRLARVVIALLLSPRESARGAASLRRSALRKLEEILDEASWALPAHVNNPTGKDSRTIDLFCAETANLMAEMLDLLGPIIPDQLAQRIRTRLDRDIFGNYAMNHRDLWWTQSQGNWNAVCHQGVLGAALSQIDRPVDLAELLWTARSHLRHFLKGFGKDGGTSEGPAYWQYGFGWFTTLNEQLETRTAGALSLFSGCPKAYHIARFGAATSLAGGRLVNFADGSGQAVLRPALLSYLGERLNQEENREKARENYGLLWRDGMNFDSERCDLFQLGRLLLRAPRKAKAKGGNRVLSRKPDIFLPVLGVMVARGVDRKNHVWDVAAKAGHNAEFHNHNDCGSYLVNVDGIDLISEIGYPEYERDYFGPRRYEFLAARTEGHSLPVIGLWEQKEGREHAARVLRCHLGEERAEFALDASKCYPKAAGCRRFLRTLRFDKRSGSVSIEDEFSLSRIEGIEDAVITTGRVRIEQGKASIEREGLTLRLTPEAGTVLLGVKECSYKNHDGQPSTVRRILFGPVKPGRVIRLGYRMELT
- a CDS encoding zonular occludens toxin domain-containing protein; amino-acid sequence: MIHVYEGRPGGGKSYRAVENICKDLAAGSIVHTNIFLYPEKVRAYVFDRWGVEVPPDSLVYYEDGSKLAHDMPSLIPRGTRACTNKIYLDEAHIWYNSRDWKTTHELLKRNLVWLTQHRKFFVDVVFITQDAANIDAQFRRLAQSYYRFRDLQKMKAPGFGQVYPLPHTLEILVDYDGKTVMDRTFVPRKKEIFDLYESEQLLMNHDFLIENKTSKVVKNKKKTTAILVRKTLEVSLTVVLFGMLIYLGKQSL